The DNA segment TCaacctttcttcttcttctcgccGCCTCTCTTCTTGTTCTTCTCTTATTTCATCCTCAAACTTGCTTCCTCGCCTGATTTCTTCGATCTGCAACATACAAAAGAATTGCATATAGGAAAACTGTAGCTTACACTGTATGCATACAATGTTAAAGTATCAAAATTGATCACACTGGAGCAGTATcactctcaaaattttccatcaGTGTTTAAGTTCAATAAAAGTCTCTTCGTCAATGAACAGACAGGGAAGTATTTAGACTAAAAATCTACAGACAAGCCTgctgtctttaaattttcaaatatagTCAAGATTTTTCATTGCCCCAGAGTGGTTTGTTGAGAATGTTGGGCCTTTCAGAGGCTATAGGAGCATCTCCTAGtcacatttttaaaatcatatttttaaagaagCATAGTGATGAAAAATACCTTGGCTTCGAAGAAAGATTTTGCTCCATTAACTCCTACTTGACCAACATCAACTTCAGTCAGTTTGGCTAATTTTCCTAATCCACTTTCTTCCTGCAGCTCACCAGCATTTGCTTTCCGGAAAATCAGCAGAAACTgtgaacaaaatgaaaaaacgtTTAGCTGTTGACTGACAATGAGACAGATACCTATGCTAGATGTTACGTATACGATGCACGCAGAAAAAAGTGAGCTAACAATTAATTACTGGGAGAAAGCTTTAAGTTTCTGAATGTATAatttattgggggggggggtgttggttAAAGCTACTTTGTATCCTTAAAGCTCATATGAGATGGTTGGTTTTGTTCCAAGACCACATTAATaccgccatgctaaggaaaaacgtcagacgttgcaaaatttctttcgataaaaacggAGTTtcgagcagggccggatttacctacttgccgcccatgggccgcctgtattttgccggccccttctcattcgtttagAAATATCAatagcgggggaggggtgcataagacgcgtttactcgtgttggacacattttttgggaaagccctgttaacactactggcaaaagttcacggaactttgcgcgaaagttaagttccgtaaacctatctctgtgtggacagggccttccattcagaacgaacaaattatgaaagaacaagcataaatgtagtttaatgattttaacttccgccgccgcgccgcgctgactgcactgtgtttagcgctatgcgtgaagtattcggacagtcttgtaggtgctaagcgtttcacgctgaccgcactgtgtttgatgcaatgtgcGACCTCTTAGGACTCCTCTCTGGTCATTTGAAAGTGCCTTCGTTTGTAAAGATAGGCAACTTATTAGACCTTCCAACGGCTGGTGACAGTATACACATACGAAGGAGCGTTGCGTTCATCTATGCCCGATCTCAATTCAGATAGAGCTTTTTCATCAGAACCTACATTGCGGCGTCCGCATTATTCCAAAAATGTGTTCCTACGGCAACTaccattttttgttcattcgTAAAACCTTTAGGTAGGTACTTAGGAAAACTAGTATTACATACGCTGTTtcaaaactgagccagaaattgtagttcctaatggaccactagacacggtacgaatttaagtaatctgatacatgtttcttaaccagaatttcacgtaggacACGactcacacaacgaaaattactgaaaccaactcctaacgaagatattgacgtttttatttcacattggctacgaggaatttgaactgcccgctcacaagagacTCAAAGCTTTAggtacgtgagtcaaatcgcgcactacaacggtttcaccatgcctctcaatcgagcaatgttcatttcccaccatgtgtcgttcaaactataagcaatttgctatagctgagccaaagcgtcaagattgaggttgccagattttcatatcgcagagactgccatgataacgtttagcgcgcgatgtgagtcgcgtagagctttgagttttcatgagcgggtggtttgaattcacaaatcaagaatcattaaatatctttggaaggagttgatttcggtaatttttgttgtgcgtatcgtgtcccacgtgaaattttggtcaagaaacatgtatcagaatgctgaaattcgtaccttgtctagtggtccattgcaacgtCAAGTCCAATAATGCCCCCAAACAGAGACAAAAATCTGATGACTTACTTCTCGAAAACTGATTTTACTGTCTCCGTCCTCGTCGACTTCTTTGATCATGGCTTTGAGTCCGAGATGCGTCTGGGGGGCACCCAATTTCTCCATCATTATCTTCAGTTCTCCGATGTCCAGAAATCCGTCGCGCCCCTCATCATAACTGCGAAAACCAAGAGAGAAGTCAAATCAATATTCAAGAGCAAAGTAAACAGGAGGAGCGTGTTCAAACAAGATAAACTCAACGCACACAATATGTATACATTATTATATCTTGGGAAGTTGATACGATGTCGCAACCAATTTGTTGATTTTGCCTGGGTGTATGgtacacggaaagaaattaaatgttgatttagcatttacactgttaaaaagatgtccgacaagtttcaaatgctgattttacattttaacaaatgctaacgtaactacgcccactgcaaaacgtacaaattaaaatgttatgttagcatttttgtattgtaaaatcagcatttgaaacttgtcggacatctttttaacagtataaatgctaaatcaacatttaattttttccgtgtaggatACATGCCGAAGATAAGTTATTGAAACGTATCATAGATGATCGAgagtaaaaataatttgtaaaaaaccCTTTGAAGAGTAACTGGCAACTTTAAGAAAATCAGTGTTTTCAGTATCTTCTTTACGTGCATTGCGCCTCTGCGCTGCTCTCGGATCAGACCTTTTACGGTCCACACCAGCGTTTGATGTGCCCGAGAGAGGTTAAAATGTGAGCACAGTATGcgttgttggaaaaaaaaaccgtccTGTGAAGATTTggttgttgccgaatttctgcagatgaaaatcgaattttcttgaaaatttgcgtACATTTTCTCTTTCAGTCTCTTTCTTCAGATCACA comes from the Bemisia tabaci chromosome 7, PGI_BMITA_v3 genome and includes:
- the Swip-1 gene encoding EF-hand domain-containing protein D2 homolog translates to MPADEELSSILNRRQQINDALDEGKSVAPQFKKVNCNVYTEFQEFSRKQIKEYEKSFNSYDEGRDGFLDIGELKIMMEKLGAPQTHLGLKAMIKEVDEDGDSKISFREFLLIFRKANAGELQEESGLGKLAKLTEVDVGQVGVNGAKSFFEAKIEEIRRGSKFEDEIREEQEERRREEEERLKRKTAFKERAALFQNGSVEAR